GTCAGCACTGGATCTACCGAGGCGCCATCGCGTCACGCAACGCGGTGCGGCCCGGGGTCGACATCAAGTCGTCCATGTCCTACGCCCGCTATCTGGGGCCCGGCACGGGCGCGACGGCCGATCTGCCGGACGCCGTGCGCGCGCTGGCCGCTCGGAGTACCCCCGCGGTTCAGCCGACGCACATCGGCACCGTGCCCGTGCCGGTCGGTGGTGGGGAGTGCCGGCACCGCACGCCCGTCTTCCTTGAGCGCGGTATCGCCATGGCGGAGCAGCGCATCACGGAGGCCCGGACCCAGGTGCACGCCACCGTGTACCGGACGTTCCTCGCCGTGCTGTCAGTGCACGGCCGGTGCGGATGCCTGACCGAATCCCACGTCGGGCGGCTGTTCACGGCCGCGCAGGCCAAGGGCGAGAGCTTGCGGCACTGCACCGACGCGTGGGCCAACGCCCGTTCCGCATTGGGGATGTGAGCCATGTCCG
The Streptomyces tirandamycinicus DNA segment above includes these coding regions:
- a CDS encoding bifunctional DNA primase/polymerase, with product MSETLYPLHTALSLAASGVPVLPLRRGKVPFANCSSCAGNACGGRPSMKTPGPCRCPGVCHAWAAGTTDPAVIVSPLWVAAWRRAVCVGYHPGGAGLTVVDLDDADAIAWARTALPATRTVPTTRGQHWIYRGAIASRNAVRPGVDIKSSMSYARYLGPGTGATADLPDAVRALAARSTPAVQPTHIGTVPVPVGGGECRHRTPVFLERGIAMAEQRITEARTQVHATVYRTFLAVLSVHGRCGCLTESHVGRLFTAAQAKGESLRHCTDAWANARSALGM